A window from Onychostoma macrolepis isolate SWU-2019 chromosome 07, ASM1243209v1, whole genome shotgun sequence encodes these proteins:
- the si:dkey-19b23.10 gene encoding uncharacterized protein si:dkey-19b23.10 has translation MADHTSPESLSFAPMFRHQTESQRSSHELYQQGSISGLSPFEVPCEATDGTGSALNGLDQTGNASYWGNTSPVSSMGLNRNKAQAGAYEADWSTHCHQQEASESYETTGRQQQKLDSFTEAFCSRSVTRMPGGEEQSGFNSSTPPSHALSFPLVLSPPPTPLPAPSFSPPKRPQHFLPSQILCQSQIQTQTDGSLQFFPSLPSPSTGRFNHPIWLQLQADDSDSLDLTQHLPQDSNSSLVYSDHGGAHLKHINSLQKDCSLQMSLNPALVQHHHHQACVQQELGHEPGTSEDHMTWPQMGQSSHSFGPSLHQSSLHVQGSGPGEGTRFGYGLNFGPGSSDKSLGSFTTQNVPSSVYTGVPFNSVIQMNKELMENWEKTTPHYTPPPMLNPTRSGTGLFCNLLSSLAVENRALWTDDRKDDDSQRCINIGPEFQAELPDLIIGREHEVCPEEPIREELLWKPWAELEQNDTLLQHVENLLDLSASSVLPGGGANLELALHSLSHCEGNILAALEMLLFKDSPPSENYHYSGMDIWSLSEQRLFHKAFAIYGKDFSFIHKMVRTKQVSQCIEFYYNSKRLSEKQNKQREREKESLEEERIAAAISQVPPAPKVLVNQASIDRLINTPPLPTNFPCKQCGKMFYKIKSRNAHMKIHRQQQEDWREKLQLHPNQHHNLNLTRALAHPNQQILTQTHHQNHILTQSLIQNLVQSQTQLAFLQSTKTLSTCPTSSTSCMAPTQNPQIVPKAPPLTLHTGPQQTWGSLHSVDTGGLFYNRGSMVNGLHLSIQDSVSKSWADTQ, from the exons ATGGCTGACCATACATCTCCCGAGTCGCTCTCCTTCGCTCCCATGTTTCGACACCAGACAGAAAGTCAAAGGTCAAGTCACGAGCTTTACCAGCAAGGTTCTATAAGTGGGCTCAGCCCGTTTGAGGTCCCGTGTGAAGCCACGGATGGCACCGGGAGCGCTCTGAATGGATTAGATCAAACTGGGAACGCTTCTTACTGGGGGAATACGTCCCCTGTGTCCTCTATGGGACTCAACAGGAACAAGGCACAAGCTGGAGCTTATGAGGCCGACTGGAGTACTCACTGCCACCAACAAGAGGCATCAGAGAGTTATGAAACAACTGGGCGTCAGCAACAAAAACTGGATTCATTCACCGAAGCATTTTGCAGTCGTAGCGTAACCCGAATGCCGGGCGGAGAAGAGCAGAGCGGCTTTAACAGCTCTACTCCTCCGTCACATGCCCTCTCTTTCCCTCTGGTTCTTAGCCCACCGCCAACGCCCCTGCCTGCTCCATCCTTCTCTCCTCCTAAACGCCCTCAACACTTCTTGCCCAGCCAGATCTTGTGCCAATCACAGATACAAACTCAGACAGATGGGTCGCTGCAgttctttccttctttacctTCACCCTCCACAGGCAGGTTCAATCACCCCATTTGGCTCCAGTTGCAAGCTGACGACAGCGACAGCCTGGACTTAACGCAGCACCTTCCACAAGATTCAAACTCCTCTCTGGTATATTCAGATCATGGCGGGGCTCATCTGAAACATATTAACTCCCTGCAGAAAG ACTGTTCACTGCAGATGTCCCTCAACCCTGCACTGGTTCAACATCACCATCACCAGGCCTGCGTGCAACAAGAGCTGGGTCACGAGCCCGGGACATCCGAAGATCACATGACCTGGCCTCAG ATGGGGCAATCATCGCATTCATTTGGACCTTCTCTACACCAGTCTAGTCTCCATGTGCAGGGGTCAGGGCCAGGAGAAGGAACACGATTCGGTTACGGACTAAACTTCGGTCCTGGGTCCTCAGACAAATCTCTGGGGTCCTTCACCACACAG AATGTTCCCAGTTCCGTATATACCGGAGTCCCATTCAACAGTGTGATCCAGATGAATAAAGAGCTCATGGAGAACTGGGAAAAAACTACACCTCACTATACGCCACCTCCAATGCTAAACCCAACACGTAGTGGAACGGGACTCTTTTGCAACTTACTGTCTTCCCTAGCTGTGGAAAACAGAGCACTGTGGACAGACGATAGGAAAGATGATGACTCACAAAG GTGCATAAATATAGGCCCAGAGTTCCAAGCTGAGCTGCCAGATCTGATAATAGGAAGAGAGCATGAGGTGTGTCCAGAGGAACCAATCAGGGAGGAGTTGCTATGGAAACCTTGGGCAGAGTTAGAACAAAATGACACCCTTTTACAGCACG TGGAGAATCTTCTTGACCTGAGTGCCTCCAGTGTTCTACCAGGAGGTGGCGCCAATCTGGAGCTTGCTCTTCATAGCCTGTCTCATTGCGAGGGAAACATTCTA GCAGCGCTGGAGATGCTGTTGTTTAAAGACTCCCCTCCATCAGAAAACTATCACTATTCTG GCATGGATATATGGAGTTTGAGTGAACAAAGACTGTTCCATAAAGCATTTGCAATTTATGGAAAAGATTTCTCCTTTATACACAAAATg GTGAGAACAAAGCAGGTGTCACAGTGTATTGAATTCTACTACAACTCCAAGAGGCtttcagagaaacaaaacaaacagagggaaagagaaaaagaaagtctggaggaagagagaatTGCAGCAGCCATCAGTCAG GTTCCTCCAGCCCCAAAGGTGTTGGTTAACCAAGCCAGTATTGACCGACTGATTAATACCCCACCACTTCCCACAAACTTTCCCTGTAAACAGTGTGGAAA GATGTTCTATAAAATCAAAAGTAGAAATGCTCACATGAAGATCCATCGGCAGCAGCAGGAGGACTGGAGGGAAAAACTGCAGCTACACCCAAACCAGCACCACAACCTTAACCTGACAAGAGCACTGGCTCATCCAAACCAGCAAATCCTAACCCAGACCCACCATCAGAATCACATCCTGACCCAAAGCCTGATTCAGAACTTGGTCCAGTCACAGACCCAGTTGGCTTTTCTTCAGAGCACAAAGACTCTGAGTACATGCCCAACCAGCAGTACAAGTTGTATGGCTCCCACCCAGAATCCACAGATTGTGCCCAAAGCACCTCCCTTAACACTCCACACTGGACCTCAGCAGACATGGGGCTCCCTGCACAGTGTAGACACAGGAGGCCTGTTCTATAACAGAGGCTCCATGGTAAACGGGCTCCATTTGAGCATACAGGACAGTGTCAGTAAGTCATGGGCTGATACCCAGTAA
- the zgc:158423 gene encoding 4F2 cell-surface antigen heavy chain, which produces MKDVELNEVDQEKQLMTRETQKNGCVKVTVPENAGVKYTGLSKDELMKITSTAGWIRTRWALLVLFLLGWVGMLAGAIVIIVQAPRCKPIPEMNWWNEGPLYQISDVNEFSENRLKGVEEKLDYLTQMKVKGLILGPIHTVQADQLDTLDLVSVKSEVGNENDLKSLLDQAHKKGISIVLNLTPNYDGDSVWFNNVTAVAEKIKDACIHWLEKGFGGIFLSDLREIMTTKSWQSIQAIFNKTEETKEVALMGSVTGLSEDEVSHVLNCSGVDLLLTRLPDPTETGVIKELYSSHPQTSLGWTLGSLGSLASRTPAAPVRLYQMLLFTFPGTPVFSAGDEVGLKAGEKPQIMWDLENPVEEKNSTAKTLQEERIAVCNFFKTLSDLRGKERSLLHGEYVRLHSSSTSLAFLRLWDQSSRFLTAMNWGSYPITMTLSFSDLPAQAQVRLTTDAANLAVDSMVSLEKLQLGPKQAVLLSYPYAG; this is translated from the exons ATGAAGGACGTAGAACTGAATGAGGTGGATCAGGAAAAACAGCTAATGACCCGAGAAACTCAAAAAAATGGCTGCGTGAAGGTCACTGTCCCAGAGAACGCTGGAGTGAAGTATACTGGCCTCTCCAAAGACGAGTTAATGAAAATTACCAGTACTGCTGG GTGGATTCGGACTCGTTGGGCTTTGTTGGTTTTGTTCCTGCTCGGCTGGGTTGGCATGTTAGCTGGAGCAATAGTAATCATAGTACAGGCCCCACGCTGTAAACCCATTCCTGAGATGAACTGGTGGAACGAAGGTCCTCTGTACCAGATATCTGACGTGAATGAATTCTCTGAAAATAGACTGAAAG GAGTGGAGGAAAAGCTGGACTATCTGACCCAGATGAAGGTGAAGGGTCTGATTCTGGGTCCGATACACACTGTGCAAGCAGACCAGCTGGATACACTAGATCTGGTTTCAGTTAAATCTGAAGTAGGCAATGAGAATGATCTGAAATCTCTGCTGGACCAAGCACATAAAAAAG GTATCTCAATAGTGCTGAATTTAACACCCAACTATGATGGGGATTCTGTCTGGTTCAACAATGTTACCGCTGTTGCTGAGAAAATTAAA gACGCATGTATACACTGGTTGGAAAAAGGATTTGGTGGTATTTTCTTGTCTGACCTGAGAGAAATCATGACAACCAAGTCCTGGCAATCTATTCAAGCTATATTCAACAAAACTGAGGAGACCAAAGAAGT AGCTCTGATGGGATCAGTCACCGGTCTCTCGGAGGATGAGGTGTCTCACGTGCTGAACTGCTCCGGTGTTGACCTGCTCCTGACTAGACTGCCTGATCCGACTGAGACTGGGGTAATAAAGGAGCTCTACTCCAGTCACCCGCAGACGAGTCTGGGCTGGACTCTGGGTTCTCTGGGTTCTCTGGCTTCCAGAACTCCAGCAGCGCCTGTAAGACTTTATCAAATGCTGCTGTTCACCTTCCCGGGCACACCTGTGTTCAGCGCTGGAGATGAGGTCGGATTGAAGGCTGGG GAAAAACCACAAATAATGTGGGACTTGGAAAACCCAGTAGAAGAAAAGAATTCAACAGCAAAG ACTCTGCAGGAGGAGCGTATCGCAGTTTGCAACTTCTTCAAAACACTCAGTGATCTGAGAGGAAAAGAGCGATCGCTTCTGCATGGAGAATATGTCAGGCTTCACAGTTCATCCACTTCATTAGCATTTCTACGCCTCTGGGATCAGAGCAGTCGTTTCCTTACTGCTATGAACTGGGGAAGTTACCCTATAACCATGACCCTTTCCTTCAGCGACCTGCCGGCTCAAGCTCAGGTCCGCCTCACCACAGATGCTGCAAATCTAGCCGTGGATAGCATGGTCTCCTTAGAGAAGCTACAGCTTGGGCCCAAACAGGCTGTTCTGTTGTCTTATCCGTATGCTGGTTAG